DNA sequence from the Candidatus Krumholzibacteriota bacterium genome:
CCAAGATTCAACGCGAAGTTCGACCGTTTTCTCTCGATCGGCCTTGAAGATATCGAACCGGTATATTATACCGGGCTGGAGATGACCTCCAATCCCGGTTCCCCGGTCCTGTGGGCGGGGATGATACTTGCCTCCATCGGACTGATTATGCTCTATATCTTCGACCACCGTATCATAAACGGCTGTATTGGCAAGGACAGGATAGTAATATATGCCGCGGCTGGAAACTGGAATGTAGGCGGCCACGGCAAATTTGAGGCGATAGAGGGACAGATAAGGGATATGCTGTCCAGGACAGTCAGTATCGATCTTTGAAAAGGGAGAGATGAATGCTTCAACAGGTCGACATCGGTTTTTTCTGGGGATCGTTCTGGTTCTATATTTCATCTTTCATCCTTTTCAGTATCTACGCGGGATCGAAAAAGGAAAGTGCCGGCAAAGCTGGCCTGGTAATATTTTCAATAGCTCTTATCCTTCAGACAGCGGGACTTGTGGCCAGGTGGACTGTCAGTTCGCATCCTCCCCTGGCGACGATGTTCGAATATTCACTTACGATGTCTTGGATCATAGCGATCTGGGCGATCGTGATGATATTCAGGTACAGGATGCTTATCCTCGGAGTCATCGTTTCCCCGGTCCTCGTGATGGTCCTGGTGATCGCGTCGATGCTTCCCAAGAACGCGTCAGCGCTGATGCCCGCCCTGCAGAGCTATTGGTTTTACATACATGTCACTCTTGCCGCCGCTTCGGAGGGAGCTTTTCTCGTATCTTCGGGAGCGGCCCTTATATTGCTTTTAAGAAAAGGAGGGAAGAACGAAAAAGAGAGCCTGGTATCGACCGGATTTCTCGATGAGCTCATTTCCGGAGCTATCAGGATAGGATATCCGGTCTTTACGATCGGCGCTCTCTTTGCCGGAGCGATATGGGCCAACTACGCCTGGGGGCGTTTCTGGAGCTGGGACCCGAAAGAGACCGGCGCCCTAGTCATATGGCTTTTCTACACGCTGGTCCTGCACCAGAATGTCAGGGGAAGATGGAAGGGAAGGATGATGGCGAAGATGTCGATCGTGGGACTCGGCATCATAATGCTCAGTTTTCTCGGAAATCTGTTTCTCGGCGGGCTGCATTCCTACATCTAGCCGGACTTTAAACCAGTGATTTTTGTGACTTTAGTACTGGCATGCCACATGCATAGAGTATTCATGGAAAAAAATATCTATTGTCAGCGACAGGAGGCGTATATGACGGCAGGGCGATGCTGGTCCGCGTTATTAATTGCTATTACTGCAGTTACTTTTTCATGTGGTCCGCCTGGGAATGATCAGTCTGACGGCCGGCAACCGGCGGGCAGAGGTGAGGGACTGGTAAAAAATGAGGGAGGGCGGCTGGTTATCGGCATGCAGCAGGAACCGGAGATTCTCAACGAAGCTGTAAACAGCATGGTCGCCGTAGTGTATGTTTGCAATCTGATTTTCAGTAAATTTGTCAAGCATAACGAAAAAATGGAGCTGATCCCCGATCTGATAACGGAGATCCCCACGGTGGAAAATGGGGGTATCTCTCCCGATTATCTGACATATACATATCATATCAGGGATGACGCTTTCTGGCACGATGGCAAGCCTGTCACTTCGGCCGACGTCGAATTCAGCTGGAGGGTGATGGTCTGTCCCGATATAAATGTAGAGACGAGGCAGGGATGGGATATCGTCGAAAGTGTCGACACTCCAGATCCGAATACCGTTATTTTCCACCTCAGAGAAGTCTATGTTAATTTTACGGGGGACTGTTTCTACGACGAATCAGTCCTGCCGGCACATCTGCTCGCTCCTTCACTGGGACCGGAATTCCAGGGGCTTGATTTCCATCGCGCCCCGGTCGGTTCAGGGCCATTCATATTCGACGAATGGGTCGCGGGGTCGCATATAACTGTCAGGGCAAACAGAGACTGGTACGGAGACG
Encoded proteins:
- the ccsB gene encoding c-type cytochrome biogenesis protein CcsB, which encodes MLQQVDIGFFWGSFWFYISSFILFSIYAGSKKESAGKAGLVIFSIALILQTAGLVARWTVSSHPPLATMFEYSLTMSWIIAIWAIVMIFRYRMLILGVIVSPVLVMVLVIASMLPKNASALMPALQSYWFYIHVTLAAASEGAFLVSSGAALILLLRKGGKNEKESLVSTGFLDELISGAIRIGYPVFTIGALFAGAIWANYAWGRFWSWDPKETGALVIWLFYTLVLHQNVRGRWKGRMMAKMSIVGLGIIMLSFLGNLFLGGLHSYI